The following coding sequences are from one Bacillus kexueae window:
- a CDS encoding patatin-like phospholipase family protein — MGKKPTVGVALGSGGARGFAHLGVLKMLVEHNIPIHCVAGSSMGALIGAFFAAGLEMEQMYKLAKVFKRKYYLDFTVPKMGFVTGNRVKELIKAFTKNKKIEELSIPLSIVATDLNEGKKVVFSKGSVAEAVRASISIPGIFVPVQIDDMLLVDGGVVDRVPVSVAKDMGADIVIAVDVSDVKRNEKITSIFDVIMQSLDIMQDELVHHRKIASDIMIRPKVEQFSSRAFTNIEEILKKGEEEAEKHVDEIKERIQKWEEEHENKESLD; from the coding sequence ATGGGGAAAAAGCCTACCGTTGGAGTGGCTTTAGGATCTGGAGGTGCTCGAGGTTTTGCGCATCTTGGGGTTTTAAAAATGTTAGTGGAACATAATATCCCTATACATTGTGTTGCTGGAAGTAGTATGGGAGCATTAATTGGTGCTTTTTTTGCTGCTGGGTTAGAAATGGAACAAATGTATAAACTAGCGAAGGTATTCAAACGTAAATATTATCTCGATTTTACTGTTCCAAAAATGGGGTTTGTCACAGGAAATCGAGTAAAAGAATTAATAAAAGCTTTTACAAAGAACAAGAAGATTGAAGAATTGTCAATTCCTTTATCAATTGTTGCAACGGATTTGAATGAAGGGAAAAAAGTTGTATTTAGTAAAGGTTCAGTTGCTGAAGCAGTTCGAGCGAGTATCTCCATTCCTGGCATTTTTGTTCCTGTCCAAATTGATGACATGTTATTAGTTGATGGAGGAGTGGTTGATCGCGTACCCGTATCTGTTGCAAAAGACATGGGGGCTGACATTGTCATTGCGGTTGACGTGTCAGACGTTAAGCGGAATGAAAAAATTACTTCAATCTTTGATGTCATCATGCAAAGCCTTGATATTATGCAAGATGAATTGGTTCATCATCGAAAAATTGCTTCCGATATTATGATTCGGCCGAAAGTGGAACAATTTAGCTCGAGAGCTTTTACCAATATCGAAGAAATATTAAAGAAAGGAGAGGAAGAAGCGGAAAAGCACGTTGACGAGATTAAGGAGCGGATTCAAAAGTGGGAGGAAGAACATGAGAATAAGGAATCGTTGGATTAA
- a CDS encoding CAP domain-containing protein translates to MKTVLRILMFLVVALTVYMIITTQHEPDKIQDEDINQVQETTEEFEHFIGLSIEEVTSMMGKPSRIDPSFYDYDWWVYHQSDDKYMQIGVQEGVVVTQYIIGKEISIQPFTIGQPVSELYQFVTISPTISVEIDGNYYRFEMSEEDLNIRPIVEWNGVFVQLYIDHFTNTLSSIRIMNAETLVKHRPYEVVYRGDLLHPEEKSDDELVKIQQTQARQIFDVSNIIRKRFNQNPLQWNDEVAKVAYEHSKDMEVNRFFAHDSPTTGTVGNRLSNAAVSYQMAGENIAAQYIDGLAAVEGWLNSEGHRKVLLEEDFTHLGVGVYRKYYTQNFITILNP, encoded by the coding sequence TTGAAAACCGTTTTACGTATATTAATGTTTTTAGTTGTAGCATTAACTGTATACATGATTATTACGACCCAACATGAACCTGATAAAATCCAGGATGAAGATATCAATCAGGTCCAAGAGACAACAGAAGAGTTCGAACATTTTATTGGTTTAAGTATTGAAGAAGTGACGAGTATGATGGGCAAACCGTCAAGAATTGATCCTTCCTTTTATGATTATGACTGGTGGGTATATCATCAATCGGATGATAAGTATATGCAAATTGGGGTTCAAGAAGGGGTTGTTGTCACCCAATATATTATAGGAAAAGAGATATCTATTCAGCCTTTTACGATTGGGCAACCTGTGTCAGAGTTGTACCAATTTGTCACGATTTCTCCTACTATTTCCGTTGAGATAGATGGAAATTATTACCGTTTCGAAATGTCTGAAGAAGATTTAAATATACGGCCAATTGTTGAATGGAATGGAGTTTTCGTTCAGCTTTATATCGACCATTTTACGAATACGTTATCGAGTATCCGAATCATGAATGCAGAAACGTTAGTAAAGCATAGACCGTATGAAGTGGTCTATCGTGGAGACCTATTACACCCAGAAGAGAAATCGGATGATGAATTAGTTAAAATACAACAGACGCAAGCAAGACAAATTTTCGATGTGTCAAACATCATTCGCAAAAGGTTCAATCAAAATCCACTACAATGGAATGATGAAGTAGCGAAAGTAGCATATGAGCATAGTAAAGACATGGAAGTCAATCGCTTCTTTGCACATGATTCACCGACGACTGGTACAGTAGGAAATCGGTTGTCAAATGCAGCTGTTTCGTATCAAATGGCAGGTGAAAACATAGCTGCACAATATATTGATGGACTAGCAGCCGTAGAAGGTTGGCTCAATAGTGAGGGACATCGAAAAGTTTTATTAGAAGAAGATTTTACCCATCTAGGTGTTGGAGTATATCGGAAATACTATACACAAAATTTCATTACCATTCTCAATCCATAA
- a CDS encoding YlbF family regulator: MHASTESILLINQADELANMILRSELAERYRTCRDALKQDKTAQSIINRFTKVKELYEDVQRFGKYHPDYREISRNMREVKRELDLNDTISAFKKAERELQQLLDEVSVYIGHSVSEHIKVPTGNPYFDSASCGSGCGSGGSCNCKAS, encoded by the coding sequence ATGCATGCTTCGACTGAAAGCATTTTATTAATAAATCAAGCTGATGAATTGGCGAATATGATTTTACGTTCTGAGTTAGCAGAGCGTTATCGTACGTGTCGAGATGCTTTGAAACAGGACAAGACAGCACAATCGATTATTAATCGTTTTACGAAAGTAAAAGAGCTCTATGAAGATGTACAGCGATTTGGGAAATATCACCCTGATTATCGTGAAATCTCGCGAAATATGCGTGAAGTGAAAAGAGAATTGGACTTAAATGATACGATTTCAGCGTTTAAAAAAGCTGAACGTGAATTACAACAACTTCTTGATGAGGTTAGTGTATACATTGGCCATTCGGTTTCAGAACATATAAAAGTACCGACGGGGAACCCTTATTTCGACTCAGCATCTTGTGGGTCTGGTTGTGGTTCAGGTGGTAGTTGCAATTGTAAGGCATCTTAA
- a CDS encoding YlbG family protein encodes MFQKRQGMVIYLHSLKHIKTIRKFGNIHYVSKRLKYVVMYCDMEQLDHLVEKLSSFSFVKKVEPSYKPFLKLEFEKKVDKAKEYDYKMGL; translated from the coding sequence ATGTTTCAAAAACGTCAAGGAATGGTTATTTATTTACATTCTTTAAAGCATATAAAAACGATTCGTAAATTCGGTAACATTCATTATGTTTCAAAGCGTTTAAAATATGTCGTGATGTACTGTGATATGGAGCAGCTAGATCATCTAGTGGAAAAATTGTCCTCTTTTTCTTTTGTGAAAAAAGTGGAACCATCTTATAAGCCGTTTTTAAAATTAGAATTCGAGAAAAAAGTGGATAAAGCAAAAGAATATGACTATAAAATGGGGTTATAA
- a CDS encoding enoyl-CoA hydratase/isomerase family protein gives MNMQKLMKSEKDGILQLKINRQEVRNAIDFDLMDEFESAITQIKDNATLKGVVLIGEGERAFCSGGDLSVFHQLKTKEEAFNMLSRMGNILYEWMTLPIPTFSILNGTAVGGGCEIATACDFRIAKRSAKVGFIQGKLAITTGWGGASMLFEKLPHAQAMEMLCSAKVYTAKEAHALGFITKIVEDDYFEQEAYEYINTVTACSVDVLKAYKQNKVLEWKQRLKEKMEEEINRCSILWEKEEHINAVNQFLSQ, from the coding sequence ATGAACATGCAAAAATTAATGAAATCTGAAAAGGACGGGATTTTACAATTAAAGATTAATCGACAAGAAGTTCGTAATGCAATCGACTTTGATTTAATGGATGAATTTGAAAGTGCAATTACACAAATAAAAGATAATGCTACATTAAAGGGTGTAGTCTTAATAGGTGAAGGGGAACGAGCATTTTGCTCGGGTGGAGATTTATCCGTTTTCCACCAATTGAAGACAAAAGAAGAAGCATTTAACATGTTATCAAGAATGGGGAATATTTTATACGAATGGATGACCCTTCCGATTCCGACGTTTTCTATATTAAATGGTACTGCAGTAGGAGGGGGATGTGAAATCGCAACAGCATGTGACTTTCGAATTGCGAAAAGAAGTGCAAAAGTTGGTTTTATACAAGGGAAGTTAGCAATTACAACCGGTTGGGGAGGCGCTTCGATGTTATTTGAAAAGTTACCGCATGCACAAGCGATGGAAATGTTATGCTCTGCTAAAGTGTATACGGCGAAAGAGGCTCACGCGTTAGGGTTTATAACAAAAATTGTAGAAGATGATTATTTTGAACAAGAAGCCTATGAATACATTAACACCGTGACAGCTTGCTCAGTTGATGTATTAAAAGCGTACAAACAAAACAAAGTATTAGAGTGGAAACAACGTTTAAAAGAAAAGATGGAAGAAGAAATTAACCGCTGTTCAATTTTGTGGGAAAAGGAAGAGCATATAAATGCTGTGAATCAATTTTTGAGCCAGTAG
- the coaD gene encoding pantetheine-phosphate adenylyltransferase, producing MSKIAVCPGSFDPVTYGHLDIIKRGANVFDEVHVCVLNNSSKNPLFTVEERCELLRQVTADIPNVKVESFKGLLVDYAKEKKANVILRGLRAVSDFEYEMQITSMNRILEENIETFFMMTNNQYSFLSSSIVKEVAKYGGDISELVPKAVQEALIEKFK from the coding sequence TTGAGTAAAATTGCAGTTTGTCCAGGGAGTTTTGACCCTGTAACATACGGGCATTTAGATATCATTAAACGAGGGGCAAATGTTTTTGATGAAGTACATGTATGTGTGCTAAACAATTCATCTAAAAATCCTCTTTTTACTGTGGAGGAACGCTGTGAGCTTTTGCGTCAAGTGACAGCTGATATTCCGAACGTCAAGGTGGAATCATTTAAAGGACTTTTGGTCGATTATGCAAAGGAAAAAAAAGCAAACGTGATTTTAAGAGGTCTTCGAGCGGTTTCTGATTTCGAATATGAAATGCAGATCACGTCGATGAATCGAATTTTAGAGGAGAATATTGAAACATTTTTTATGATGACAAATAATCAATACTCCTTTTTAAGCTCTAGTATTGTAAAAGAGGTAGCGAAGTATGGCGGGGATATTTCAGAACTTGTTCCAAAAGCTGTACAGGAAGCGTTGATTGAAAAATTTAAATAA
- a CDS encoding PaaI family thioesterase yields MKLEEFECLNDEEKHLLLSMLRAIQLKKEGKQKTYIHSLLGLHEAEEDGEMVIKMPITPLLDNSLQIVHGGMTATLLDSTMGKLVFKTLLPHQLAVTQEMKINYTAPAVGQELICKAAILHKGTKTILVEGKVYRDDDVLVAHSTATFFILEQNKIQNA; encoded by the coding sequence ATGAAATTGGAAGAGTTCGAATGTCTAAACGATGAGGAGAAACATTTATTACTTTCAATGTTACGTGCCATACAGCTAAAAAAGGAAGGAAAACAGAAAACATACATCCATTCGCTATTAGGATTACATGAAGCAGAAGAAGATGGTGAGATGGTTATTAAAATGCCGATAACCCCATTGCTAGATAATTCTTTACAAATCGTTCACGGTGGGATGACTGCAACCTTACTAGACAGCACAATGGGAAAACTAGTTTTTAAGACGCTTCTCCCCCATCAATTGGCTGTAACACAAGAAATGAAAATTAATTACACTGCTCCGGCTGTTGGTCAAGAGCTCATCTGTAAAGCCGCAATACTACATAAAGGAACAAAAACCATATTAGTAGAAGGAAAAGTGTACCGGGATGACGACGTTTTAGTAGCTCACAGCACAGCGACTTTTTTCATCTTGGAACAAAACAAAATTCAAAATGCGTAA
- a CDS encoding YlbE-like family protein, producing the protein MRQELYNYIQSNQDLRRFIREQPHWYRKLTRDPKQIENMQIEMMNYYQKTIPHRVSGFSQSLQLVEMMIGMMGSAIQKD; encoded by the coding sequence GTGCGCCAAGAATTATATAATTATATTCAGTCCAATCAAGACTTAAGGCGATTTATTCGTGAACAGCCACATTGGTATCGAAAATTAACAAGAGATCCGAAGCAAATTGAAAACATGCAGATTGAAATGATGAATTATTACCAAAAAACGATTCCGCATAGAGTGTCGGGATTTTCTCAATCATTACAACTCGTTGAGATGATGATAGGCATGATGGGATCGGCCATACAGAAGGACTAA
- a CDS encoding DUF7147 family protein, with protein sequence MIQRFIELGEGYSDIYELIEIAKRNRDRISYLMAFHSTIKEEDVTSLVIVLNPTNPGDFQPIYICREGIPNPHKKPNKRFDLFAQTAEQLQKDIIELNVKPSTIYPEKELYYQHLIGILRMNRYLPPMQ encoded by the coding sequence GTGATTCAACGCTTTATTGAATTAGGTGAAGGATACTCTGATATATATGAATTAATTGAAATTGCTAAGCGAAATAGAGATCGAATTTCCTATTTAATGGCATTTCACTCAACGATTAAAGAAGAAGATGTAACTTCACTTGTTATCGTTTTAAATCCTACAAATCCAGGAGACTTCCAGCCTATTTACATATGTAGGGAAGGAATTCCAAACCCTCACAAAAAGCCAAATAAGCGTTTTGACTTATTTGCTCAGACAGCAGAACAACTTCAAAAGGACATCATTGAGTTAAACGTAAAGCCTTCTACAATATATCCTGAAAAGGAACTTTACTATCAACATTTAATTGGGATTTTAAGAATGAATCGTTATTTACCACCAATGCAATAA
- a CDS encoding SepM family pheromone-processing serine protease gives MRIRNRWIKLTTFSFVIALILTFIKLPFYITQPGMATEIKPMVEVEGGYIDQGTFALTTVRIGRANVFSYLWAQTQPFYETYPVEDVKYEGESDEEYIERQIHMMESSQQSAVLVAYKAANKDVSIHNKGVRIMQVIEGMPAEEVLKNGDIIKQVDGQSIQSADDFIAYVKTKNKGDQVLLEIDREGDAQSVTVEVAPFPDDPEKSGIGISLVTERNIETSPSITLNTEDIGGPSAGLMMSLEIYNQLTEDDVTKGRKIAGTGTINENGEVGPIGGIAQKVVAAHEAGMEIFFAPNEEGIKQSNYEEALKTAKEINTTMKIVPVDTFDDALSYLQQAQ, from the coding sequence ATGAGAATAAGGAATCGTTGGATTAAGCTAACGACTTTTAGCTTTGTCATCGCTTTAATACTTACGTTTATAAAATTGCCATTTTACATTACTCAACCTGGAATGGCGACGGAAATTAAGCCAATGGTGGAAGTAGAAGGTGGTTATATTGATCAAGGAACATTTGCCTTGACTACCGTTCGAATAGGACGGGCGAATGTTTTCTCTTACTTATGGGCTCAAACACAACCTTTTTATGAAACATACCCTGTTGAGGATGTGAAATATGAAGGGGAGTCGGATGAAGAGTACATTGAGCGCCAAATACATATGATGGAGTCTTCGCAACAATCTGCTGTTCTTGTGGCATATAAGGCAGCAAATAAAGATGTCTCAATACATAATAAAGGTGTTCGCATTATGCAAGTGATTGAAGGAATGCCAGCGGAAGAAGTATTGAAAAATGGCGACATTATTAAACAAGTAGATGGTCAATCAATTCAATCAGCGGATGATTTTATCGCTTATGTGAAAACGAAAAACAAAGGAGACCAAGTGCTGCTCGAAATTGATCGAGAAGGTGATGCACAATCGGTTACTGTTGAGGTTGCCCCATTTCCTGATGACCCAGAAAAGAGTGGAATTGGGATTAGTTTAGTTACAGAACGTAACATCGAAACATCGCCTTCCATCACGTTAAATACGGAGGATATCGGTGGCCCTTCCGCAGGTCTAATGATGTCGCTTGAAATATATAACCAACTAACGGAAGACGATGTGACGAAAGGTCGAAAAATTGCTGGAACAGGCACGATTAACGAAAATGGTGAAGTCGGTCCAATAGGCGGGATTGCTCAAAAAGTAGTAGCGGCACATGAGGCTGGAATGGAAATCTTTTTTGCTCCAAATGAGGAAGGAATAAAGCAATCGAATTACGAAGAAGCGCTTAAAACTGCCAAAGAAATCAACACAACAATGAAAATTGTTCCCGTTGATACGTTTGATGACGCACTAAGTTATCTTCAACAAGCACAATAA
- the ylbJ gene encoding sporulation integral membrane protein YlbJ, with protein sequence MTKTDFNNKAMAISFSIFALLIILFPKESLEASKYGLSMWWNVVFPSLLPFFIASELLIGYGVVRFIGILLEPLMRPLFRVPGVGGFVWAMGMASGFPAGAKFTARLRETNQITRIEAERLISFTNCSNPLFIIAAVSVGFFHNEQLALVLLISHYLSNFCVGILMRFYGKEKQSDRRKPSFFVKEEVSSPPPLGKMLGDAVIHSVQTLLMIGGFIILFSVLNQMLSLIGFTKFLGMFIGVVLASFGVPETLGIPMISGLFEITLGTKLVSESDSILLYKTMMASFILAFSGLSVQAQVASIISETDIRFTPFFIGRVLQGIFAIIFTYIFFQPLYIKSTISEGVVSAFKPVHPENWLVFFNEILSIGPIITITSIIIYLLIYWRRYVLRSTL encoded by the coding sequence TTGACCAAAACCGACTTCAACAATAAAGCGATGGCGATCAGCTTTTCAATATTTGCCCTTTTAATCATTTTGTTCCCTAAAGAATCGCTTGAAGCCTCTAAGTACGGACTAAGTATGTGGTGGAACGTCGTATTTCCATCATTACTTCCGTTTTTTATTGCTTCAGAATTGTTAATTGGATATGGAGTCGTCAGATTTATTGGCATACTATTAGAACCACTTATGAGACCTCTGTTTCGCGTTCCAGGGGTAGGAGGTTTTGTGTGGGCAATGGGAATGGCTTCAGGGTTTCCAGCTGGAGCAAAATTTACAGCTCGACTCCGAGAAACGAATCAAATAACAAGAATTGAGGCTGAACGACTAATTTCATTCACAAATTGCTCCAATCCTTTATTTATCATAGCTGCTGTTTCCGTCGGCTTTTTTCACAATGAACAACTCGCATTAGTTCTTCTTATTTCCCATTATTTAAGCAATTTTTGTGTCGGTATCCTGATGAGATTTTATGGAAAAGAAAAACAAAGTGATAGAAGGAAGCCTTCTTTCTTTGTGAAAGAAGAAGTCTCCTCACCTCCTCCCTTAGGTAAAATGCTTGGTGATGCGGTCATACATTCCGTCCAAACATTACTGATGATCGGCGGTTTTATCATATTGTTCTCTGTATTGAATCAAATGTTATCCCTTATCGGGTTCACAAAATTTTTAGGTATGTTCATAGGTGTGGTTCTAGCATCTTTTGGAGTGCCGGAGACACTTGGTATACCCATGATCTCAGGCCTTTTTGAAATTACCCTTGGAACGAAATTAGTTAGCGAATCTGACAGTATATTATTATATAAAACGATGATGGCCAGTTTTATTCTTGCCTTCAGTGGTCTATCAGTTCAAGCACAGGTAGCAAGTATTATTTCAGAAACAGATATTCGATTTACCCCTTTTTTTATCGGGAGAGTCTTACAAGGAATATTTGCTATCATCTTTACGTACATTTTTTTTCAACCACTCTATATCAAATCAACCATTTCAGAAGGAGTCGTATCTGCGTTTAAGCCCGTTCATCCAGAAAATTGGCTTGTATTTTTCAACGAAATTCTTTCTATTGGCCCGATAATAACGATTACTAGTATAATCATCTACTTACTTATCTATTGGAGAAGATATGTATTGAGAAGCACTCTTTAA
- the rpmF gene encoding 50S ribosomal protein L32, with product MAVPFRRTSKTKKRLRRTHFKLQVPGMVECPNCGEMKLAHRVCKACGTYKGKEVVNK from the coding sequence ATGGCTGTACCTTTTAGAAGAACTTCTAAAACGAAGAAAAGATTACGTCGTACACATTTCAAGCTTCAAGTTCCTGGCATGGTAGAATGCCCGAACTGCGGAGAGATGAAATTAGCTCACCGCGTATGTAAAGCTTGTGGTACTTACAAAGGAAAAGAAGTTGTAAATAAATAA
- a CDS encoding nucleotidyltransferase — MKATGLVVEYNPFHNGHYYHLQMAKEKTKADCIIAVMSGYFLQRGEPALVSKWARAKMALESGVDLIVELPYAFSTQSAEYFAKGSIAILDALRCQSVCFGSEQGDIEPFKRTLDLLTKKKEEYNVALKYALDKGHSYPKAKSIAFHTIIGPEDFVVDLSQPNNILGFQYLNAIHTLGSKMSAETIKRIGGGYHDETLHQSSISSATSIRKALFEHQDLSSLLESIPKPTYHHLNDYFESHQHFHRWESYFPLLKYAILTKTKSELANIYEVEEGLEHRLKSKIKSSESFHSFLHAVKTKRYTRTRLQRVCVHILTNTTKEQMDNLPNQAPYIRLLGMNRKGQQYLKKVKKSLDIPLVAKLSAVEHPLLDMDIKAANVYALALDSRKQEPFFIQEYATAPLRFDEERKTFLT, encoded by the coding sequence ATGAAAGCTACGGGACTTGTAGTTGAATACAATCCTTTTCATAACGGACATTATTATCATTTACAAATGGCAAAAGAAAAAACAAAGGCAGACTGCATAATCGCAGTTATGAGCGGTTATTTTCTACAAAGAGGAGAGCCCGCACTTGTTTCAAAGTGGGCTAGAGCAAAAATGGCACTTGAAAGTGGTGTGGACCTTATTGTAGAGCTTCCGTATGCTTTTTCTACCCAATCAGCTGAATACTTCGCTAAAGGATCAATCGCTATTTTAGATGCATTACGATGTCAATCGGTTTGTTTTGGTAGTGAACAAGGTGATATTGAACCTTTTAAACGAACGCTTGACCTTTTAACAAAAAAGAAAGAAGAATACAACGTTGCATTAAAATATGCACTCGATAAAGGACATAGTTATCCGAAGGCGAAATCAATTGCATTCCACACAATTATAGGTCCAGAAGACTTCGTTGTCGACTTAAGTCAGCCCAATAATATACTTGGGTTTCAATATTTAAATGCCATCCACACACTAGGAAGCAAAATGAGTGCTGAAACGATTAAACGAATTGGTGGAGGATATCATGATGAAACTCTTCATCAATCCTCGATTTCAAGTGCAACAAGCATTCGAAAAGCCTTGTTTGAACATCAAGACCTTTCATCATTATTAGAGAGTATTCCGAAACCGACGTATCATCATCTAAATGACTATTTCGAATCTCATCAACATTTTCATCGTTGGGAAAGCTATTTTCCTCTCTTAAAATATGCAATTTTAACGAAGACTAAATCTGAATTAGCTAATATCTATGAGGTTGAGGAAGGATTAGAGCATAGGTTAAAATCAAAAATTAAAAGCTCGGAATCGTTCCACTCATTCCTCCATGCCGTCAAAACTAAACGATATACAAGGACAAGACTCCAGCGAGTATGTGTACATATATTAACTAACACTACGAAAGAACAAATGGACAATCTTCCAAATCAAGCTCCTTATATTCGTTTACTTGGTATGAATAGGAAAGGGCAACAATATTTAAAAAAAGTTAAGAAATCGTTAGATATACCGCTCGTAGCTAAGTTATCGGCAGTGGAACATCCGTTATTAGATATGGATATCAAAGCTGCGAATGTGTATGCTCTTGCATTAGACTCACGTAAGCAAGAACCGTTTTTTATACAAGAGTATGCAACCGCTCCGCTTCGTTTTGATGAAGAGCGAAAAACTTTCTTAACATAA
- a CDS encoding YceD family protein yields the protein MKWSVHELFKRQDKGLLINENIELNELVNSHSDLRGLSPIHVEGKADISSSKVTFHLTISGVMTLPCARTLVDVEYPFTIQTVETFLLKPSDYDENDENTHSVQGDTVDLMPVIRELVLLEVPLQVFSDHAAPQEGNNWKLISEEEQKNKIDPRLAGLAKFFEQDDNRS from the coding sequence TTGAAATGGTCAGTACATGAATTGTTTAAACGACAAGATAAAGGATTACTGATTAATGAAAACATTGAATTGAACGAGTTAGTGAATTCGCACTCAGACTTGCGGGGATTATCGCCAATCCACGTTGAAGGAAAGGCTGATATTAGCTCGTCAAAAGTTACGTTCCATCTAACGATATCTGGTGTCATGACGCTACCGTGTGCGCGGACGCTTGTCGATGTGGAATATCCGTTTACGATTCAAACGGTTGAGACATTTTTGTTAAAGCCGAGTGATTACGATGAAAACGATGAAAATACACATTCGGTTCAAGGGGATACGGTTGATCTAATGCCTGTCATTCGCGAACTTGTCCTCCTTGAAGTGCCGTTACAAGTGTTTAGTGATCATGCAGCACCTCAAGAGGGAAATAACTGGAAGTTGATTTCAGAAGAAGAACAAAAAAATAAAATTGACCCACGATTAGCAGGTCTGGCGAAATTTTTTGAACAAGATGACAATCGTTCATAA
- the ylbD gene encoding YlbD family protein yields the protein MTKKSVHPTVQQFKEFVKEHPKLIETVRKGEKDWKEVFEDWRLLGNDDPIWSKYKTEEIDEQIDKGSFFTTLLSSVKNMDANQINENLYKMNNAISSIQDFIQTFSGNKTSNVSTQKKNELFMFRKD from the coding sequence ATGACGAAGAAAAGTGTTCATCCAACTGTTCAACAATTTAAAGAATTTGTTAAAGAACATCCGAAATTAATTGAAACCGTTCGAAAAGGTGAGAAAGATTGGAAAGAAGTTTTTGAAGATTGGCGGCTATTAGGAAATGATGATCCGATTTGGAGTAAATATAAAACAGAAGAAATAGACGAACAAATAGATAAAGGGTCTTTTTTTACGACACTTCTGTCTTCCGTAAAAAATATGGACGCCAACCAAATAAACGAAAATTTGTATAAAATGAATAATGCGATTTCATCTATTCAAGACTTCATTCAAACGTTCAGTGGAAATAAAACATCAAATGTAAGTACACAGAAAAAAAATGAACTATTTATGTTTCGAAAGGATTAG
- the rsmD gene encoding 16S rRNA (guanine(966)-N(2))-methyltransferase RsmD, whose translation MRVVSGSRKGQPLKAVPGMTTRPTTDKVKESIFNMVGPYFEGGMVLDLFAGSGGLGIEALSRGMDKAIFIDRDRKAIQTIHTNLKACKFTEQAEVYKTEADRALKALVKRSLTFDLIMLDPPYKKQQLERILSFIDEHQLLEKEGMIICEHSDEVRLPNVIGSLTQKKMEVYGQTIITIYHMSHNGWGNELE comes from the coding sequence ATGAGAGTTGTTTCAGGGTCACGAAAAGGCCAACCGTTAAAAGCGGTTCCAGGCATGACAACAAGACCGACAACAGATAAAGTAAAAGAATCCATTTTTAATATGGTGGGCCCTTATTTTGAAGGAGGGATGGTCTTAGACTTGTTCGCTGGAAGCGGTGGACTAGGGATCGAAGCGCTTTCCAGAGGGATGGATAAAGCTATATTTATTGACCGTGATCGTAAAGCAATCCAAACTATACATACGAACCTGAAGGCATGTAAATTTACTGAGCAGGCTGAAGTTTACAAAACGGAAGCAGATCGAGCGTTGAAAGCTCTTGTTAAGCGTTCGTTAACGTTCGATTTAATTATGCTTGATCCACCGTATAAAAAACAGCAATTAGAACGTATTTTATCCTTCATAGATGAGCATCAGCTTCTCGAAAAAGAAGGAATGATTATATGTGAACATAGCGATGAAGTAAGGCTACCAAATGTCATTGGATCACTTACTCAAAAAAAGATGGAAGTATACGGTCAAACCATTATTACTATTTATCATATGAGCCATAATGGATGGGGGAATGAACTTGAGTAA